Proteins encoded by one window of Microplitis mediator isolate UGA2020A chromosome 1, iyMicMedi2.1, whole genome shotgun sequence:
- the LOC130665550 gene encoding transmembrane protein 216-like — MPAVANSSLTYEILMYLNSFYFGMFAVCELGMGLYKATSLPASNSTTTITEFSLLLFLIATEGGRVYLGRKGNLTERGVPILCGIILTIPSALTTLYFLVWQSYVLRLEMILCSIQLVLLTSELVISVLCLIAIFRPPLFEE, encoded by the coding sequence atgcCGGCAGTCGCAAACTCGTCATTGACTTACGAAATCCTCATGtacttaaattcattttacttCGGAATGTTCGCGGTATGCGAACTGGGAATGGGACTCTACAAAGCAACGAGTCTTCCAGCATCAAATTCCACGACAACGATAACTGAATTTTCACTTCTTCTGTTCCTAATAGCCACCGAGGGCGGACGTGTCTATCTGGGCCGTAAGGGAAATTTAACAGAACGAGGAGTTCCCATTCTATGTGGAATTATTCTAACAATACCCAGTGCACTTACGACACTGTATTTTCTCGTGTGGCAGAGCTATGTCCTTAGACTAGAGATGATCCTCTGTAGCATACAGTTGGTCCTGCTTACGTCTGAACTTGTCATCTCTGTCCTGTGCCTTATTGCCATTTTTCGTCCTCCGCTCTTTGAAGAATAG
- the LOC130665542 gene encoding adenosine 3'-phospho 5'-phosphosulfate transporter 1, which produces MGNYVGNLIICALVFLSIGVIYGTTQIVKSLTENQSELFNAGSYNWIIRLSLNLLGYATILLPGYLIYKYVRHSKYLQRTGTGIISKLIHKCISGGGESGLLDTSDYIPAAKPQQDNFIKNDTFLLAYCFFGLQISYLTWGYFQEKIMTQEYVSSNGEKGHFKDSQFLVFVNRILAFTVSGLYLFIIKQPRHITPLYKYSYCSLSNILSSWCQYEALKFVSFPTQVLAKASKIIPVMIMGKLVSRKTYEYYEYVTAALISVGMTLFMLGSADDVNDKVTTISGVILLAGYMALDSFTSNWQEALSKEYGPTSIQMMCGVNLFSCLLTATSLLQQSGFTNSVCFLIKFPTFVIDCLLISICSATGQLFIFYTIKKFGAVTFSIIMTIRQGLAILLSCFIYDHQITIYGVIGILIVFGSIFLRNYCRNRVRALKKHRTENINIKD; this is translated from the exons ATGGGAAAttatgtaggaaatttaataatatg TGCCCTTGTGTTTTTATCAATTGGAGTAATTTATGGTACGACACAAATAGTCAAATCATTAACTGAAAATCAAAGTGAACTATTTAATGCTGGTTCGTATAACTGGATCATAAGATTGAGTCTTAATTTACTAGGATATGCAACTATTTTATTACCtggatatttaatttataagtatgtTAGACACAGCAAGTACCTGCAGCGAActg gaACTGGGattatatcaaaattaattcataaatgtATATCAGGAGGTGGGGAATCTGGTCTTCTTGATACATCTGATTACATTCCGGCAGCTAAACCTCAacaagataattttattaaaaatgatacaTTTTTACTAGCGTACTGTTTTTTCGGCCTgcaaataagttatttaacaTGGGgatattttcaagaaaaaataatgactcaa gAGTATGTAAGCAGTAATGGGGAGAAGGGACATTTCAAAGATTCACAGTTTCTAGTGTTTGTAAATAGAATCCTCGCATTTACAGTATCAGgcctatatttatttataataaaacagcCGCGTCATATAACGCCACTGTACAAATATTCATATTGTTCTTTATCCAACATACTGAGTAGTTGGTGCCAATATGAAGCACtaaaatttgttagttttCCAACTCAGGTATTAGCCAAAGCATCAAAAATAATTCCTGTAATGATAATGGGTAAATTAGTATCGCGCAAAACCTACGAGTATTATGAATACGTAACCGCTGCTCTGATATCTGTCGGTATGACATTATTTATGTTAGGAAGTGCTGATGATGTCAATG ATAAAGTAACAACAATATCAGGTGTTATTTTACTTGCCGGTTACATGGCGCTCGATAGTTTCACAAGTAATTGGCAAGAAGCTTTGTCTAAAGAATACGGACCAACGAGTATCCAGATGATGTGTGGggtcaatttattttcttgcttACTAACAGCGACTTCATTGTTACAGCAATCGGGATTTACTAATTCTGTTTGTTTTCTTAtcaag ttCCCTACTTTTGTAATTGATTGTTTACTCATATCAATATGCTCCGCAACTGGCCAGTTATTTATATTctacacaataaaaaaattcggagCTGTtacattttcaataattatgaCAATACGTCAG gGATTAGCAATACTGCTGTCATGTTTCATATACGACCACCAAATAACAATATACGGAGTGATTGGAATACTTATTGTATTCGGTTCAATATTTTTACGTAATTACTGTCGCAACAGAGTGCGCGCGTTAAAGAAACACCGaactgaaaatataaatataaaagattaa
- the LOC130665571 gene encoding trafficking protein particle complex subunit 8 has product MAQCKLTPREFISNAFSPQIGAVCSAAADAVCQKNNLSFIELLQPFCNLATEGHIKDPQGSTIPIRNLRLSILDIYGQPPEPSVARKMLNDSVSSEQCERTTSVRIGTTDLDVPLSVPWFESWREMFLNVQFPSDHEFTKHFLACMIVVSTADDNPLDKIQQMAAQLHQSTPGKLPKWFNNNALRYYILIYDSTQDEKAKAESVFTEMKNLYDVNNCFLLQMNSRPPGQMDDNMYLPDPWSQFLVKFTDFTSSDHSSSPRTPADTGGVSAMPNQVTSGTDKPTSQAGTPVAPQNPVLLSPDITDKISLSSEISEVVAIPVEVAQEVVPVTIHPLSPDSEKRFSSFTDNSYTKSQHQAVTGSPINANVWADSPNRPVAQHGARLSTQDLDRIRTLVTEFCIKSLLPYVEKQIGLLNDVISNKKGVSRSLFSATKRWFGTSKPGAPGSAPTNAVIYSADSSELQLRRLGDLCFMFGHYTLAYQAYHSAKRDFAADQAWLYYAGALEMAALSAFMQGEMTRKTVEYMDDAILTYSNSCKMPQFATRATILSAECLKGRNLYGDAAKQLIRMTSEDSDLRSALLLEQAAYCFVSSKMMHKYAFHAVLAGHRFSKAGQRKHSLRCYQQAYQVYCSKGWSLAEDHIHFTIGRQAASLKQVEEAVKAFEKLLSPSSKQPAVQQAAFLREFLHINNLLMQQVPPHFNGLPILPLPLIDGNEIKVLLGPLISSSDDADAHDLFDQQDDNDTRWSKLEETLVTEAQGSVPMIFKPSVSLYSNKTNNTVKPNAVIDEPIYLSVELHNPLRISIPLYKIKLIWSFTKDGQTASNETLSENSLAESSSVETAVVDSVLLQPSSRQRVVLSCTPTQMGELKIMGISYNLSNPSSANNDLPIVNPSVMIHGKRLFEVRGPKLKNVKEKPDAVLYGADYRLEMNVVDKAPFLQVSFSKVATEMLCGELQRLEVALKNIGTAPLTNVYVGSTDARLFCLERPSDKSTSNNYSNSSKDNKINSVTKIVLPSMQQVLDVGETFKIPLWIRAPHEKGNHRLDLLFYYENPQAKSTPRYRVSRHTWQLQVSNSVEIKTIVRPSAVTKNNLPTMNLVVQVKNTNNTHEPFVNEITLTKMSLKSDSWKLVDPIVESFKYRVQPQETCHLLLKLSRRLNDDNVYSDVSLNDDKDRESIANTPYAEFVEKRNISPQDPSLETNQGAILADSPLVDTVKLGATMIVRWRAKVMEAGAVIRETTGQHHVDLELVNKLYKHPEEAPAEPSEYSTRLKIFGPDRNIPDSTSIIKKDTIDENELQKNVITFSLNHLREIAHEFNRQQICIIPVTLNLQNNSQSKVYVQIKTIGTSSQLYLPSVKSQLYVPQASTYFRYACHTTICCKIESYQRHTVQLQAVISSPGTYDLASRLDLLARLEQFDNFVTQKWRPESVCTVNEAN; this is encoded by the exons atggctCAGTGTAAATTGACACCACGTGAATTTATAAGCAATGCATTTTCTCCTCAAATTGGTGCAGTTTGTTCGGCAGCTGCTGATGCAGTCtgtcagaaaaataatttgtcgtTTATTGAACTGCTGCAGCCTTTTTGTAACCTCGCAACTGaag GCCACATCAAAGATCCCCAGGGATCAACAATTCCCATTCGTAATTTACGTCTGTCTATTCTTGATATTTATGGACAGCCACCGGAGCCAAGTGTCGCCAGGAAAATGCTTAATGATTCCGTCAGCTCGGAACAGTGCGAGCGCACGACTTCTGTGAGAATAGGAACCACTGATTTGGATGTTCCATTATCAGTACCATGGTTCGAATCCTGGCGTGAAATGTTTCTCAATGTACAGTTTCCATCGGACCATGAGTTcactaaacattttttagccTGCATGATTGTCGTATCGACAGCAGATGATAATCCTTTGGATAAAATTCAACAAATGGCCGCTCAGTTACATCAGAGTACTCCTGGAAAATTGCCAAAGTGGTTTAACAACAATGCGCTgagatattatatattaatttatgactCTACGCAAGATGAAAAGGCCAa AGCCGAGTCGGTGTTTACGGAGATGAAAAATCTGTATGATGTAAATAATTGCTTCCTGTTACAAATGAATTCAAGACCACCGGGTCAAATGGACGACAACATGTATTTACCTGATCCGTGGAGTCAATTTCTGGTAAAGTTCACTGATTTTACCAGCAGCGATCACAGCAGCAGCCCCAGGACACCTGCGGACACTGGGGGAGTCAGTGCGATGCCGAATCAAGTGACCAGTGGGACTGATAAACCAACAAGTCAAGCTGGTACGCCAGTGGCGCCGCAAAATCCAGTTCTTTTGTCACCTGACATCACTGACAAGATAAGTCTGTCCTCGGAAATATCTGAAGTGGTTGCAATACCCGTTGAAGTTGCTCAGGAAGTGGTCCCGGTGACGATCCACCCTTTGAGCCCGGACAGTGAGAAACGATTCAGCTCTTTTACAGACAATAGTTACACTAAGTCACAGCACCAGGCGGTGACTGGGTCGCCGATAAACGCAAACGTTTGGGCGGACTCCCCAAATCGTCCGGTTGCTCAACATGGAGCGAGACTGTCAACTCAGGATCTTGATAGGATAAGAACTTTGGTGACGGAGTTTTGTATAAAAAGTCTGCTGCCTTATGTTGAGAAGCAAATAGGCCTTTTGAATGATGTCATTTCTAATAAGAAGGGGGTAAGTCGGTCACTGTTCAGCGCGACGAAGCGTTGGTTCGGTACCAGCAAACCCGGAGCGCCTGGATCTGCGCCGACGAACGCGGTCATTTACTCCGCGGATTCTTCGGAGCTGCAGTTGCGTCGTCTAGGCGACCTCTGTTTCATGTTCGGTCACTATACCCTCGCGTATCAAGCGTATCACAGCGCGAAACGTGACTTTGCTGCGGACCAGGCCTGGCTCTACTACGCGGGAGCACTGGAAATGGCAGCACTGAGTGCGTTCATGCAGGGAGAGATGACCAGGAAGACTGTCGAGTACATGGACGACGCTATTCTCACCTACTCTAACAGCTGCAAGATGCCGCAGTTCGCCACACGCGCGACGATCCTCAGCGCGGAGTGTCTGAAGGGCAGAAACTTGTACGGTGATGCCGCCAAGCAGCTGATCCGCATGACCAGCGAAGACTCCGACCTAAGATCAGCTTTGCTGCTCGAGCAAGCGGCCTACTGCTTCGTCTCCTCTAAAATGATGCACAAGTACGCCTTCCACGCAGTGTTAGCTGGCCACAGATTCTCCAAAGCCGGACAGCGGAAACATTCGCTCCGATGTTACCAACAAGCCTACCAGGTTTACTGCAGCAAAGGCTGGTCTCTTGCTGAAGATCATATTCACTTTACAATAGGCCGACAAGCAGCCTCGCTCAAACAAGTCGAAGAAGCGGTCAAAGCTTTCGAAAAGCTGCTCAGCCCATCGAGCAAGCAGCCGGCGGTCCAACAAGCTGCTTTTCTACGGGaatttttacatattaataatttacttatgCAACAAGTACCGCCACATTTTAATGGACTTCCAATTCTACCTCTGCCTCTGATTGACGGCAACGAGATAAAAGTATTACTAGGACCACTGATTTCTTCAAGTGACGACGCAGATGCTCACGATTTGTTCGATCAGCAAGACGACAATGACACCAGATGGTCGAAGCTTGAAGAGACACTTGTTACTGAAGCTCAGGGTAGTGTGCCGATGATTTTTAAACCTTCAGTATCTCTATATTCTAACAAAACTAACAATACTGTAAAGCCAAATGCCGTAATTGATGAGcctatttatttatcagttgAATTACACAATCCCCTGAGGATCTCCATTCCTCTgtacaaaataaaactaatttggTCCTTCACCAAAGACGGCCAGACTGCCAGCAACGAGACTCTGTCAGAAAACTCGTTGGCCGAGTCGAGTTCCGTTGAGACAGCGGTCGTCGACTCGGTCCTGCTGCAGCCGAGCTCCCGGCAACGGGTCGTGCTGTCTTGCACGCCGACGCAGATGGGCGAGCTAAAGATAATGGGCATCAGTTACAATTTGTCGAACCCCAGCAGTGCGAACAACGATCTCCCGATCGTGAATCCCTCGGTGATGATCCACGGGAAGCGATTGTTCGAAGTACGGGGTCCCAAGCTGAAGAACGTCAAAGAGAAGCCCGACGCGGTTCTCTACGGTGCTGATTACAGATTGGAGATGAATGTCGTCGACAAAGCGCCTTTTTTGCAAGTATCCTTCAGCAAAGTAGCAACAGAAATGCTCTGCGGGGAACTACAACGACTGGAAGTAGCTTTAAAAAACATTGGAACCGCTCCTCTGACAAATGTCTACGTCGGTTCCACTGACGCCCGTCTGTTTTGTTTAGAGCGACCGTCAGATAAATCCActagtaataattatagtaacagtagtaaagataataaaataaatagtgtaACTAAAATAGTTTTGCCGTCAATGCAACAGGTTTTAGACGTAGGAGAGACGTTTAAAATTCCCCTGTGGATAAGAGCGCCCCATGAAAAGGGCAACCATCGACTAGATTTATTGTTCTACTACGAAAATCCTCAGGCCAAGAGCACGCCGCGTTATCGCGTATCGAGACACACTTGGCAACTTCAAGTATCGAATtctgttgaaataaaaacaatcgTACGGCCAAGTGCTGttacgaaaaataatttaccgaCGATGAATCTAGTGGTCCAGGTCAAGAACACCAACAACACCCACGAGCCCTTTGTCAACGAGATAACTCTCACGAAGATGTCGTTGAAGAGTGACAGCTGGAAGCTGGTGGATCCCATTGTCGAGTCTTTCAAGTACCGGGTGCAGCCGCAAGAGACTTGCCACCTGTTGCTGAAGTTATCAAGAAGACTCAACGACGACAATGTTTACTCCGATGTCTCACTGAACGACGACAAGGACCGGGAGTCGATAGCCAACACTCCGTACGCGGAGtttgttgaaaaaagaaaCATCAGTCCACAAGATCCAAGTCTAGAGACAAATCAGGGTGCAATTTTAGCAGACTCTCCGCTTGTTGATACCGTGAAATTGGGAGCGACGATGATTGTCAGGTGGCGCGCTAAAGTTATGGAAGCTGGGGCGGTGATTCGCGAGACAACTGGTCAGCATCACGTTGATCTTGAGCTTGTCAATAAATTGTACAAGCATCCAGAAGAAGCGCCAGCAGAACCCAGTGAATATTCGAcgcgtttgaaaatatttggaCCCGATCGTAATATTCCTGACTCTACTAGCATAATTAAGAAGGACACTATTGATGaaaatgaattacaaaaaaatgtcatCACATTCTCACTCAATCATTTACGAGAAATAGCTCATGAATTTAATAGGCAACAGATTTGTATTATTCCTGTAACGTTAAATTTGCAAAATAATTCACAGTCAAAAGTTTATGTCCAAATAAAGACAATTGGAACCAGTAG tcaatTATACTTGCCAAGTGTTAAATCACAGCTCTATGTACCTCAAGCGTCAACGTACTTCCGTTACGCGTGTCATACGACAATTTGTTGTAAAATAGAGTCATACCAACGTCATACCGTTCAATTACAAGCTGTCATATCGTCACCAGGTACTTATGACTTAGCATCACGGCTAGATCTCTTAGCGAGACTTGAGCAGTTTGATAATTTTGTAACTCAGAAGTGGCGGCCGGAAAGCGTCTGCACTGTCAATGaagcaaattaa